In the Thermococcus sp. genome, one interval contains:
- a CDS encoding 30S ribosomal protein S27ae codes for MAKKKKTSQKWKLYEVKGGKVVRKNKFCPRCGPGVFMANHKDRWSCGRCGYTEWKK; via the coding sequence ATGGCCAAGAAGAAAAAGACCAGCCAGAAGTGGAAGCTCTACGAGGTTAAGGGCGGAAAGGTCGTCAGGAAGAACAAGTTCTGCCCACGCTGTGGGCCGGGCGTTTTCATGGCCAACCACAAGGACCGCTGGTCCTGCGGTAGGTGTGGCTACACCGAGTGGAAGAAGTGA